In one window of Episyrphus balteatus chromosome 3, idEpiBalt1.1, whole genome shotgun sequence DNA:
- the LOC129914101 gene encoding alpha-ketoglutarate-dependent dioxygenase alkB homolog 4: protein MNTVRPCGCKGCRTCLLCEKEFNILDKPSYCKLFQELESFVYCPECNKIYPGWDVELVCSAHPDHCSTSTDEAIDFPGILVMPNFLSAKEGVDVLRNLDEVPWQASQSGRRKQNFGPKTNFKKKKIHNGDFNGFPAFSRFIQERFEGVPLLSGFQTIEQCTLEYSADKGASIDPHIDDCWVWGERIVTVNCLGDSVLTLSPYSNVDRKKYNCDLVDEYKDSLISELASNETLERFSRSVIRIPMPNLSLIVLYGPPRYQFEHAVLREDIKERRVCIAYREFTPNYLRGGCEEEKGNEVLAKAQNFWDHTKLPIAAVDAV, encoded by the exons atGAATACAGTTCGTCCATGTGGTTGCAAAGGCTGTCGAACATGTTTGCTATGTGAAAAAGAATTCAATATCCTGGACAAACCATCTTATTGCAAATTATTTCAg GAACTCGAATCCTTTGTCTATTGTCCCGAATGCAATAAAATCTATCCCGGCTGGGATGTCGAACTCGTCTGTTCCGCACATCCCGACCACTGTTCCACTTCCACCGACGAAGCTATCGACTTTCCCGGAATTCTAGTCATGCCCAATTTCCTCTCTGCCAAAGAAGGTGTCGATGTGCTTCGCAATTTAGATGAAGTCCCTTGGCAAGCCTCGCAATCCGGccgaagaaaacaaaatttcggaccaaagacaaatttcaaaaagaaaaaaatccacaaTGGCGATTTTAATGGTTTTCCAGCTTTCTCTCGATTCATTCAGGAGCGATTCGAGGGTGTTCCCTTGTTGAGTGGCTTCCAAACAATCGAGCAATGTACTCTGGAGTACAGTGCCGATAAAGGAGCCTCAATCGATCCACATATCGATGATTGTTGGGTTTGGGGTGAGCGGATCGTGACTGTCAATTGTTTGGGTGATTCAGTGTTGACATTGTCACCTTATAGCAATGTGGATAGGAAGAAATACAATTGTGACCTGGTGGATGAGTACAAGGATAGTTTGATATCGGAATTGGCTAGCAATGAGACGTTGGAGAGATTTTCCAGATCAGTTATACGAATTCCAATGCcaaa CTTATCATTAATTGTACTTTATGGACCACCTAGATATCAATTTGAACATGCTGTCTTGAGAGAAGATATTAAGGAACGTCGTGTCTGTATTGCTTACAGAGAATTTACACCGAATTACCTTAGAGGAGGCTGCGAAGAGGAGAAAGGCAACGAAGTTCTTGCAAAAGCTCAAAACTTTTGGGACCATACTAAACTACCAATTGCAGCTGTAGATGCTGTTTAG
- the LOC129915434 gene encoding prolactin regulatory element-binding protein, producing the protein MAPTRRPSDGLLARVNFPLYAVEMLTSRHVLVAGGGGSSKTGVANGFEIYEIYHNGQHFVAEEIVRHETGANVVMNFAVKNTERRSYLLAGQESHCQMYFVNPRIVIDGEQPAEGKKKSPPPVERPNENGVRRRGGQQPSGVEDLPNGQRRTSSLEDDDMKAFKKRIRFDIKASDSIQTDFLTQEPLQRVVRIAPNGGSMATGGTDGYLRVWSFPQMVKRSDIQAHTKEIDDIDFSPDSKFIVTISKDGQGNVWDTSTSKLHHKLSWDTPEGAKYLYKRCRYGTIEASRDNYRLFTITNPLGKVGKQRGYLQQWNCDDGHLKMAVGIDESLASLAVRDDGRFVAVGTMFSGSVSIYIAFSLQRVLHIPNAHSMFVTGLEFLPITNQQGPPISSDTEAAVLSISVDNKVCIHSLQYRHTVPYWVAIIGIIFVIICSFLLCSYIGL; encoded by the exons atggccccAACACGACGACCCAGCGATGGACTATTAGCTCGAGTTAATTTTCCTCTTTATGCTGTTGAAATGCTAACAAGTCGTCATGTTTTGGTCGCCGGCGGAGGTGGATCAAGTAAAACTGGTGTAGCCAATGGAttt GAAATCTATGAAATCTATCACAATGGTCAACATTTTGTGGCTGAAGAAATTGTTCGCCACGAAACTGGTGCTAATGTCGTGATGAATTTCGCTGTCAAGAACACCGAACGAAGGTCATACTTGTTAGCTGGCCAAGAGTCTCATTGCCAAATGTATTTTGTCAATCCACGTATTGTTATTGACGGCGAACAGCCAGCCGAAGGCAAAAAGAAATCACCTCCACCCGTCGAGAGGCCAAATGAGAATGGTGTTCGTCGAAGAGGTGGACAACAACCGTCGGGGGTGGAGGATTTGCCAAATGGACAACGACGAACATCGTCGTTGGAAGATGACGATATGAAAGCGTTTAAAAAACGCATCCGTTTCGATATAAAAGCATCGGATTCAATTCAAACGGACTTCCTAACTCAGGAGCCATTGCAACGAGTTGTGCGTATTGCTCCGAATGGAGGATCAATGGCAACAGGCGGTACAGATGGTTACCTTAGAGTTTGGTCATTCCCACAAATGGTCAAACGAAGTGACATACA AGCTCATACAAAAGAGATTGACGACATAGACTTTAGTCCCGATAGCAAATTCATTGTGACAATCTCCAAGGACGGCCAAGGCAACGTCTGGGACACATCCACTAGCAAGTTGCATCACAAACTTTCCTGGGACACACCCGAGGGAGCCAAGTATCTCTACAAGCGATGTCGCTATGGCACCATCGAAGCAAGTCGCGACAATTATCGCCTCTTTACCATCACAAATCCATTAGGCAAAGTTGGCAAACAACGTGGCTATTTGCAGCAATGGAATTGTGATGATGGCCATTtgaaaatggccgtcggcattGATGAGAGTCTGGCATCGCTGGCGGTACGCGATGATGGACGATTTGTAGCTGTTGGTACAATGTTCTCGGGAAGTGTTTCGATTTATATTGCATTTAGTCTACAG CGTGTCCTTCACATTCCTAATGCCCATTCAATGTTCGTTACTGGTTTAGAGTTTCTACCGATTACAAATCAACAAGGACCACCAATCTCAAGCGACACTGAAGCAGCTGTTCTATCAATATCGGTTGACAATAAAGTTTGCATACATAGCTTGCAATATAGAC ATACGGTTCCCTATTGGGTAGCTATAATTGGAATAATTTTCGTAATTATTTGTTCGTTTTTGTTGTGCTCGTATATAGgactttaa